DNA sequence from the Oligoflexus sp. genome:
AGAACTGCAGCGTGGGCCTTCGATTCCCAACTTTTGTCGTGCTACTGACGTTTTCCACCCTCGGCTGGTCTCAGGCTCCCACCCCATCCGCCTGGACGGAGACTCCAGAACGTCTGCGGACCTGGGCCAAGGAATCTCAATCACGCGATAAAAATACGAGCCACATCCTCGCGCATGATGTGGCGATCGAACTCGATGAAGCCGGACGTTTTCATAGGCGCACGCATCGCATCGTCGAGATTCGCGATGACCGCGACGTGCAGCGTTGGAACACTCTCACCGTACCCTGGCGCAAGGCCTACGAATCGCGTCCTGATATTCAGGCTCGCGTGATCAGGGCCGATGGCGAGGTGCGCGTCATGGATCCGAAAACCGTGGTGGAAGCGCCTGCCGGTGAAGTCGACACCAGCGTTTATTCCGATGGCGTCGTCCTGAAAGTGATACCGCCTGGCCTCGCTCCCGGCAGTATCCTTGAAGTGTCCGTTCAGGAGCATGAAACCAAGGCCCGGTTTCAATCAGGACGTTATGATCAGTTTCCCTTGCGTTCCGCTTTGCCGATGGATCGCATGAAGGTGACCATCGCCTGGCATCCCTCGCAGAATCTCCGCACGCGCTGGCCGGACGATCTGCGTTTGAAAAAAGTCGAAGGAAAATCGGCTGCCGGTTGGCCCCAGCTGACCTTGACCGCCGATCAGGTCGAGGCCGAGCCCTTGCCGGAGCCTTTGAGTTCCCCGGATGAAAGCGGCAGTTATCTGCAGCTTTCCAGCGCGAAGAGCTGGGCCGAGGGGGCTGCGGAATATCAGAGAATCGTGGACGAGCAGAGTCGGCAGAACAAAAAAATCCCCGCGCTCCTCGCCCGCTTGAAAAAAGGCACGAAAACGCCTGCGGATGTGATCGCTGCCGTCACCTATTACGTGCAGAAGGAAATCCGCTATACAAGCCTCGCGTTCGGCGAAGCCTCGATCGTGCCCCGAACTCCTGATGAAACTCTGGAGCGTGGCTATGGCGACTGCAAGGATAAGGCGACACTCGCGCAGGCTCTTTTGAAAGGGGCCGGGATCGAATCGCGACTCGCGCTTCTGCAGACCGCGCCTCATCCAAAGCAGAGCGATGACATGCCGGGTCTTGATCGCTTCAATCATGTGATCCTCGCCGCACAGCAGGGGAAGGATTGGACCTGGATCGACCTGACGGCTGAATATTTCAAACCGGGCCTTCTTCCACCCGCCGTCGCCGGACAGAAAACTCTTTTGGTGGGTCCTGAGGGACAGGAACTCAAAACAATCCCTGTCAGCAGAATGGAAGACAATAAGCTGACCATCGTGAAAAGTTTTCAACTGGCGCGTCTGGGTCCTGCGCGCATGACCCGCACGGAAACGGCCGAGGGAATTTTCGATAGCTTTTTCCGCCGCTCCATGGCTGCGGATACACCGTCCGAACTGATGAAAGAGATTGAACTGACAGTCGATCCCCAGGCGGAACTGGAAAGCGCGAGCGGCACCGACCCCAAGGATTTGACCAAACCCATTCGCCTGGAAGGACGTTTTCAAAACGTCGGCACGGTCGATGTCTGGCCGGCAGGTACTCAGGTCTTTGCCTTTCCGCATCAGCTGTTTTCGGGCATGCCCGCGGCGCTGGATCCATTGAATGAACGCGATGTGCGGGGAAAGATCAACGAGCTGAAAAAGCAGCTGGAAAAACGTGAGTCGCCTGTGAACCTCAGTTTTCCCTTCCAGCGCGAGTACGTATTCCGCTTTCAGCTGCCGCAGAACCTTGAGATCAGCAGCATGCCCGATCCCACGCGGGTCGAGATGGGCGCGGCATCCTTCGCGCTGAAAACGAAAAGCTGCGGACCATCCTGCTTTGAACTCCTCTATACCTTTTCCACCGGGGCCAGCACGGTCTGGAGCGCCAGCGACACCCAGGACTACGCGAATAACCTCGGCCGCGTATTGGATGACAAGCTTTATACCGTTTCCATCAAACCCAAGGCCTTTGTTCTGAGTGAACAGGACGGACTGAAAGAGGGCGTGCAGTTTGCGCGGAAAGCGGCTCAAGGCAAAAACGCCGAACCCGCCGACCTGCTGACGCTGGCGCAGCTCATCAGCCGGGTGGGCTTGATCGAGGAATCCCAGCAGCTCGCGCGTCAGGCTGTGAAGGCGCAGCCCCAGGAAAAACGCATCCTTCTGCATGCCGCGGAGCTTTTCATTCGCGGCGAAAATCAAAAGGACTGCAGCAAGGGTTCCAACTGCGTGGAAGCCCGTCAGCTTTATGAGCAGGCGTTGAAAATAGATCCGTCCGATCGCTTCGCGCTGCGGA
Encoded proteins:
- a CDS encoding DUF3857 domain-containing protein; this encodes MGLRFPTFVVLLTFSTLGWSQAPTPSAWTETPERLRTWAKESQSRDKNTSHILAHDVAIELDEAGRFHRRTHRIVEIRDDRDVQRWNTLTVPWRKAYESRPDIQARVIRADGEVRVMDPKTVVEAPAGEVDTSVYSDGVVLKVIPPGLAPGSILEVSVQEHETKARFQSGRYDQFPLRSALPMDRMKVTIAWHPSQNLRTRWPDDLRLKKVEGKSAAGWPQLTLTADQVEAEPLPEPLSSPDESGSYLQLSSAKSWAEGAAEYQRIVDEQSRQNKKIPALLARLKKGTKTPADVIAAVTYYVQKEIRYTSLAFGEASIVPRTPDETLERGYGDCKDKATLAQALLKGAGIESRLALLQTAPHPKQSDDMPGLDRFNHVILAAQQGKDWTWIDLTAEYFKPGLLPPAVAGQKTLLVGPEGQELKTIPVSRMEDNKLTIVKSFQLARLGPARMTRTETAEGIFDSFFRRSMAADTPSELMKEIELTVDPQAELESASGTDPKDLTKPIRLEGRFQNVGTVDVWPAGTQVFAFPHQLFSGMPAALDPLNERDVRGKINELKKQLEKRESPVNLSFPFQREYVFRFQLPQNLEISSMPDPTRVEMGAASFALKTKSCGPSCFELLYTFSTGASTVWSASDTQDYANNLGRVLDDKLYTVSIKPKAFVLSEQDGLKEGVQFARKAAQGKNAEPADLLTLAQLISRVGLIEESQQLARQAVKAQPQEKRILLHAAELFIRGENQKDCSKGSNCVEARQLYEQALKIDPSDRFALRTLPLLLVYNERGIRYGRGADLQKADAAFAKAMKSSLAEDQEFFNTYLQHLTFTGQWIALDQALRRPPETMPPPVVQAWKVITLIGNQHPDEAKAELDQLLARNEGQASMQGLIKEMMQDRRYKEASQLFSMLGDRLPQTKGAPEALAAMEVCPELPKPDADVKVSVRHYICTMLSPDSTLKEGLEYVPAFAKDHADYKKYFTDVEWDRRLENARVDPTLPPYFLIDSASTAYDVVPAQKLEEGQVFILRNTKVFAASPFSAEQPEDGFEPKLLGVQEKDGWKFIALDAPSVLSMLWFRAYESGQPKAAQDYAGLLGDLLDRSMKVKTDESKMSPEARHYRNIVRNFRPLLKGSSQEQELVAALYAPDVLNEKAVQIMDRERAKATLKPEQLEILDGLAAGRLVSMNKSQEAYKRLLARSEKGPLTFVTVQTLLDLARTGAVKSEQFKPLLDKLEQSDLNERLSLLAEIKNLLGDREGAEKVYQQWLKKPAPNGLTENNFAWFYFTTGRTNQEALRLAQSATESAKESVANLNTLASIQAELGLTSEAIATQLQYRSLLGERDLGAADDLVTAINAEKLGLEDAALKRLKQIKVEPETSDLKPLLHAKIQQLEKGPKAR